One window of the Salvia miltiorrhiza cultivar Shanhuang (shh) chromosome 6, IMPLAD_Smil_shh, whole genome shotgun sequence genome contains the following:
- the LOC130988838 gene encoding probable plastid-lipid-associated protein 13, chloroplastic, which yields MASSISIQSLLFSFKFHSSSFPYSTEIYFLENSCKNEMYTKLKIGKRKILRNCRAMVQQTVQGPSAAYAKEIQRLSAKESLLIAFKDAGGFEALVTGKTNSLQSIDVNERIVSLERLNPTPRPTTSPYLEGKWNFEWFGSGSLGLVAARSLFERFPSELANLSKLDVVIKDLYAKNAASLKFLNSIESKLIISSKLTVEGPLRMKQEFLEGLLESPKVNEESIPQQLRGAFAQATSTAQQLPVFIRDAVSGGFKIPLGGSFERFFMISYLDDEILIIRDAGGVPEVLTRLDPGPSPLAEPTTEYES from the exons ATGGCTTCCTCAATTTCCATACAAAGCCTATTATTCTCTTTTAAATTCCATTCCTCCTCTTTTCCATATTCTACAgaaatttattttcttgaaaataGCTGCAAAAATGAGATGTACACGAAACTCAAgattggaaaaagaaaaattttgagAAATTGCAGAGCGATGGTGCAGCAAACCGTGCAAGGGCCTTCAGCTGCTTATGCCAAGGAAATTCAGAGATTATCTGCAAAAGAATCTCTGCTTATTGCT TTCAAAGATGCTGGAGGATTTGAGGCACTGGTTACTGGCAAAACCAATAGTTTGCAAAGCATCGATGTGAACGAAAGAATAGTTAGCCTCGAGCGCCTGAATCCTACGCCTAGACCAACAAC GTCTCCTTATTTGGAAGGTAAATGGAACTTTGAGTGGTTTGGATCGGGAAGCTTAGGACTTGTCGCTGCTCGCTCCTTGTTTGA GAGGTTCCCATCGGAGCTGGCAAATTTGTCTAAACTAGATGTGGTGATCAAGGACTTGTATGCAAAGAATGCAGCAAGTTTGAAATTTCTAAATTCG ATAGAAAGCAAGTTGATAATCTCCAGCAAGTTAACTGTGGAGGGGCCACTTCGAATGAAGCAGGAATTCCTTGAAGGATTGTTGGAGTCCCCAAAAGTTAACGAAGAATCTATTCCTCAGCAGCTAAGAGGTGCTTTTGCCCAGGCAACGAGCACTGCGCAACAGCTTCCTGTGTTTATTAGGGATGCTGTGTCCGGTGGATTCAAGATTCCTCTTG GAGGATCTTTTGAGAGGTTTTTCATGATCTCGTATCTTGATGATGAAATCCTG ATAATAAGGGATGCTGGTGGAGTTCCTGAAGTCCTCACAAGATTAGATCCGGGGCCATCGCCATTGGCCGAGCCAACGACTGAATACGAGAGTTGA